In the genome of Neodiprion pinetum isolate iyNeoPine1 chromosome 2, iyNeoPine1.2, whole genome shotgun sequence, one region contains:
- the AcCoAS gene encoding acetyl-coenzyme A synthetase, whose translation MADRIYHPNAAVAANSHCSSFKQYQEFYEQSIESPEKFWGQVAKQFHWETPVKEGKFCSYNFDVSKGDVFIEWMEGASTNISFNLLDRNVKNGNGDKVAFYWEGNHPDDYSRLTYRKLLEEVCRFANVLKSKGVAKGDCVAIYMPMILELPIAMLACTRIGATHNIVFAGYSSDSLAERILDSKSKVLITADGVWRGEKLLNLKRICDDALEKAKNNGHQVESCIVVSHLQRLSNTMTKSESREGVSVNGTNGSTNGTQKNNPRSDDFEVAWIEDRDFWWHEEMEDVDSRCYPVWMAAEDPLFILYTSGSTGKPKGVLHTTAGYLIYAATSFKYVFDYHPGDVYWCTADIGWITGHTYVVYGPLANGATSVLFEGTPFYPDNDRYWSIVDKYKVTQFYTAPTVVRSLMKFGDDLPKRHDLTTLKVLGSVGEPINSEAWLWYYNVVGRGKCSIADTFFQTETGGHVITPLPGATPMKPGSATFPFFGVSPELLDEDGTVINGEGEGFLVFSKPWPGMMRTLFGNHERFQSTYFSKFHGYYCTGDGAKRDADGYLWVTGRVDDMLNVSGHLMSTAEVESVLSEHEAVAEAAVVSRPHPVKGQCLYCFITPNQDAPFDRKLQDELKIKVRERIGPFAQPDVIQHAPGLPKTRSGKIMRRILRKIAVGDKNVGDTSTLADEAVVDLLFQLRPQI comes from the exons atGGCTGACAGAATTTACCATCCGAACGCGGCGGTTGCTGCGAATTCGCACTGCAGCAGCTTCAAACAGTATCAAGAATTTTACGAACA ATCGATTGAAAGtcccgaaaaattttggggTCAGGTGGCCAAACAGTTTCACTGGGAGACACCGGTAAAAGAgggaaaattttgctcgtacaATTTCGATGTAAGTAAAGGAGACGTATTCATCGAATGGATGGAAGGTGCCTCCACCAATATTAGTTTCAACCTTCTCGACAGAAACGTAAAGAATGGAAACGGCGACAAGGTTGCCTTTTATTG GGAAGGTAATCATCCAGATGACTACTCTCGGCTTACGTACAGAAAACTGCTTGAAGAGGTCTGCAGATTTGCCAATGTCTTGAAATCGAAAGGTGTAGCCAAAGGCGACTGCGTAGCAATTTATATGCCAATGATTCTCGAATTACCCATAGCCATGCTTGCGTGCACGAGAATAGGCGCCACTCACAACATTGTG TTTGCAGGATACTCGTCGGATTCACTGGCAGAACGAATTCTCGATTCAAAATCAAAAGTCCTCATAACTGCGGACGGCGTATGGCGTGGTGAAAAGCTCCTGAATCTGAAACGTATATGCGACGACGCTTTGGAAAAGGCAAAAAATAACGGACACCAGGTAGAAAGCTGTATAGTGGTATCTCATCTTCAAAGGCTCAGCAACACTATGACTAAATCAGAATCCAGGG AAGGTGTCAGCGTAAATGGTACAAATGGATCTACGAATGGTACGCAAAAAAATAACCCGCGATCCGACGATTTTGAGGTTGCTTGGATAGAGGATCGAGATTTTTGGTGGCATGAAGAGATGGAAGACGTTGACTCTCGCTGTTACCCAGTATGGATGGCTGCTGAAGATCCtttgtttatattatacactag CGGCTCGACGGGGAAACCAAAAGGAGTTCTCCACACTACAGCCGGATATCTCATTTATGCCGCCACGTCGTTCAAATATGTTTTCGATTATCATCCGGGCGACGTGTATTGGTGTACAGCTGACATCGGATGGATCACAGGTCATACTTACGTTGTCTACGGTCCATTAGCGAATGGCGCCACCTCTGTCCTG TTTGAAGGGACACCGTTTTATCCGGACAATGACAGATACTGGTCAATAGTGGATAAATATAAGGTCACGCAATTCTACACAGCACCGACCGTCGTGAGATCACTCATGAAGTTTGGAGATGATTTGCCAAAGAGACATGATCTTACGACTTTAAAG GTCCTCGGATCGGTAGGAGAGCCCATTAACTCCGAAGCATGGCTGTGGTATTACAACGTCGTCGGTCGTGGCAAATGCAGTATCGCCGACACATTCTTCCAGACCGAAACTGGCGGTCACGTAATCACGCCACTCCCAGGGGCGACACCCATGAAACCCGGATCCGCG ACGTTTCCATTCTTTGGCGTTTCACCAGAACTTCTAGACGAAGATGGTACCGTGATCAACGGCGAAGGTGAAGGTTTTCTGGTCTTCAGCAAGCCGTGGCCGGGTATGATGAGGACATTGTTTGGAAATCACGAAAGATTTCAGTCAACGTATTTCTCCAAATTTCATGGCTATTACTGTACAGGAGACG GTGCGAAGCGAGACGCCGATGGTTACTTGTGGGTGACAGGCCGCGTAGACGACATGTTGAATGTTTCCGGGCACTTGATGTCCACTGCCGAAGTTGAGAGTGTCTTGAGCGAGCACGAAGCAGTCGCTGAAGCAGCTGTGGTGAGCAGACCACACCCGGTCAAGGGCCAATGTCTTTACTGCTTCATTACGCCGAACCAGGACGCGCCGTTTGACCGAAAGCTGCAGGATGAATTGAAGATCAAAG TACGAGAAAGGATAGGCCCCTTCGCTCAACCGGATGTTATTCAGCATGCCCCTGGCCTGCCGAAAACGCGATCGGGAAAAATAATGCGGCGTATATTACGAAAAATAGCTGTCGGTGACAAAAACGTTGGCGACACATCAACTTTGGCCGACGAAGCTGTGGTGGATCTGCTTTTCCAGCTACGACCACAGATTTAG
- the LOC124211264 gene encoding enolase, translating into MPIQKLKARQIFDSRGDPTLEVDLVTDIGLLRSSVPCVFSPNPNEATELRDNNEASYNGRSVFKAVEIVNNVIAPELLRSKLEVCQQREIDNLMTSLDGTDNKSRLGANAILAVSVACCKGGAAKRGLPLYRYIAELSENTEIIIPVPAFNVISGGKYAGNSLACQEFMILPTGAESFADAMKMGTEVFRVMERKLAEQQDAKLPLPVGDEGSFTPELEDDKEALSVIDEAIKTAGYDGKIKIALDMSASTFCKDGQYDLSFKSEDSDPNDYIAAEELRDQYLEYMNEFPAIVSIEDPFDLEDWDGWPMLSDQSIQIVADDLTAMNIERIEEAIEKQTANCLLIRLPQIGTVTEAINCNRLARTSGWSCLMSGGYGETEDTFVADMAVGISAGQFKAGAPCRSDRIAKYNQILRIEEELGKDAKYAGNNFRYPFSKYK; encoded by the exons ATGCCTATCCAGAAATTGAAAGCCCGACAAATATTCGACTCTCGCGGCGACCCAACACTCGAAGTTGATCTCGTGACCGATATTGGACTTCTGCGATCCTCCGTCCCCTGTGTTTTCTCGCCTAACCCAAACGAAGCTACCGAACTACGGGACAACAACGAAGCCTCGTACAATGGGCGATCGGTGTTCAAAGCGGTTGAAATCGTCAACAACGTCATAGCTCCGGAGCTTCTTCGGTCGAAGCTTGAAGTCTGTCAGCAGCGCGAAATTGATAATCTTATGACAAGCCTCGACGGAACTGATAACAAGTCAAGGCTCGGAGCAAATGCAATTCTGGCCGTCTCTGTCGCCTGCTGCAAAGGCGGCGCGGCAAAAAGGGGTCTCCCGCTTTACAGATATATTGCCGAATTGTCAGAAAACACGGAAATAATTATTCCCGTACCAGCATTCAATGTCATCAGCGGCGGAAAATATGCTGGAAATTCTCTTGCCTGTCAAGAATTCATGATCCTACCTACAG GTGCGGAGAGTTTTGCCGATGCGATGAAAATGGGCACCGAAGTATTCCGCGTCATGGAGCGAAAACTTGCCGAACAACAAGATGCGAAACTACCGTTACCGGTAGGCGACGAAGGTAGCTTTACGCCCGAATTAGAAGACGACAAGGAAGCCTTGTCTGTAATAGACGAGGCGATCAAAACGGCGGGCTACGATGGAAAGATTAAAATTGCTCTAGATATGTCAGCCTCAACATTTTGCAAGGATG GGCAGTACGATTTATCCTTCAAAAGCGAAGATTCCGACCCGAACGATTATATTGCGGCGGAAGAGCTCCGCGATCAGTATTTGGAATACATGAATGAGTTTCCAGCGATCGTATCGATAGAGGATCCATTTGATTTGGAGGATTGGGACGGGTGGCCGATGCTGAGCGATCAGTCAATTCAAATTGTCGCCGACGATTTAACGGCAATGAACATCGAACGTATAGAGGAAGCGATTGAGAAACAAACCGCGAACTGTCTACTGATCAGGTTACCTCAGATTGGAACTGTTACGGAGGCAATAAATTGTAATCGATTGGCGAGGACCAGTGGCTGGAGTTGTTTGATGTCGGGAGGTTACGGAGAAACTGAAGATACTTTTGTAGCGGATATGGCCGTCGGCATTTCCGCGGGTCAGTTTAAGGCCGGGGCTCCGTGTCGGAGTGACAGAATAGCGAAatacaatcaaattttgaggATTGAAGAAGAGTTGGGGAAAGATGCCAAATATGCCGGCAACAATTTCAGGTATCCGTTCAGCAAATACAAATAG